The sequence CGGCGCGCTGGGCGCCCTCACCGCCGACCGGGAGGAGCTGCCCGGCCGCAGCCTGGCGGCGGTGAACGGGACGGCTGCGCTGGCCTTCGCCCACGGCGTCTGGCGGGCGCACCGGCTGCCCCACCCGGACGGCGCGCCCACACCGGCCACCACCGCCTGGCACCTGATGCCGGTGGACACCGTGCTGCGGCAGCTGGACACCAATCCCGGTGGGCTGGCCGACGCCGAGGCGCACCGCCGGCACACGGCCGCCCCGAGCGCGGGGCCCGGCATGGGCGGCGGCCTGCTCCGCGCCTTCGTCGACGAGCTGTCCAACCCGCTCACGCCGGTGCTGGTCGCCGGAGCGGTGCTCTCCACCGCGTTCGGCTCGCTGGTCGACGCCGCCCTGGTCGGCGGGGTGGTGGGCGGCTCCGCGCTGATCGGGGCGGTGCACCAGCGCAACACCGAACGGTCCCTGGCCGAGCTGCTGTCCCGTACGGAGGTGACCGCCCGGGTCCTGCGCGACGGGGCCGAGCGGGTACTCCCCGCCGAGGCGCTGGTGCCCGGCGACGTGGTCACGCTCGGGCCGGGCGACGCGGTGCCGGCCGACTGCCGGGTGCTCACCGCCGACGGGCTGGAGGCGGACGAGTCGTCGCTGACCGGGGAGTCGCTGCCGGTCGGCAAGACCGTCGAACCGGTGGTCGCCGCCGCCGTGGCGGACCGCCACTCGATGCTCTACGAGGGCACCACCGTCGCCGCCGGCCATGGCACCGCCGTGGTGGTGGCGACCGGTGCCGAGACCGAGTCCGGCCGCAGCCTCGCGCTGGCCGGGCAGGCGCCGCCGGTCAGCGGGGTGGAGGCCCGGCTCGGCAAGATGACCAGCGCGGCGCTCCCGCTGGCGGCCGGATCGGCGATCGCGGTCGCCGGGGCGGGGCTGCTGCGGGGCGTACCCCTGGCGGAGACGGCGGCGACCGCCGCGAACCTGGCCGTGGCCTCGGTGCCGGAGGGGCTGCCGTTCCTGGTCAGCGCCGCGCAGTTGGCCGCGGCCCGGCGGCTGGCCGAACACGGGGCGCTGGTCCGCAACCCGCGCACGATCGAGGCGCTGGGCCGGGTCGACGTGCTCTGCTTCGACAAGACCGGCACCCTCACCGAGGGGAGCCTGCGGCTGGCCGGCGTCGGCGACGACGGCCGGTACGCCCCGGCGGACCGGCTCGACGACGGGTTGCGACGGACCCTCGCCGCCGCGCTGCGGGCCACCCCGGCCGCCGACGACCCGGACGAGCTGCCCCAGCACACTGATCGGGCGGTCCGGCACGGCGCCCGCGACGCCGGTGTTCTGGAGCAGGTCGGCGCGGACGGCTGGGAGGCGGTCGGCGGGCTGCCGTTCGAGCCGTCCCGCGGCTACCACGCCACCGTCGGGCGGACCGGTGACCGGCTGCTGCTCAGTGTCAAGGGAGCGCCGGAGACGGTGCTGCCCCGGTGCAGCGCCTGGCGTACCCCGGGTGGCCGGGACGAGCACCTGGACGACGACGGGCGGGCCGGGCTGCACGCGATGCTCGCCGACCGGGCCCGGGCCGGGCACCGCATTCTCGCCGTCGCCGAATGCCGGGTCGGCGCCGAGACGGTCACCGACGACCAGGTGGACGACCTGGTCTTCGTCGGCTTCCTCGCCCTCGCCGACGGGGTGCGCGAGAGTGCCGCCCCGGCCGTGCGCCGGATCCGGCAGGCCGGCGTGCACACCATCATGATCACCGGTGACCATCCTGCCACCGCCGAGGCGATCGCCTCGATCATCAGCGACGGCCACGACGCGCAGCGGGTGGTGACCGCCACCGAGCTGGACCAGCTCGACGACGACGCGCTCGGCGAGCGGCTGGCCCGCACCGACGTGGTCGCCCGCTGCACTCCCACCCACAAGGTGCGGATCATCCAGGCGTTGCAGAAGTGCGGCCGGACCGTGGCGATGACCGGCGACGGTGCCAACGACGCGCCGGCGATCCGGCTGGCCGACGTGGGCATCGCCCTCGGCCAGCGGGGCACCCCCGCCGCGCGGGCCGCCGCCGACCTGGTGGTCACCGACGACCGGCTGGAGACCATCATCGCCACCCTGGTCGAGGGGCGGGCGATGTGGTCCTCGGTACGCCACGCGCTGAGCATCCTGGTCGGCGGCAACCTCGGCGAGATCGCGTTCAGCGTGCTGACCGCTGCGGCGACCGGCCGGTCCGCGTTGACCGGGCGGCAGCTGCTCCTGGTCAACCTGCTCACCGACCTGGCGCCGGCGCTGGCCATCGCCGTCCGGCCGCCCGGCGCCGACCACGCCGACGGGCTGCTGCAGGAGGGCCCGGACACCTCCCTGGGCGAGACGATGACCCGGGAGATCGGCCTGCGCGCGGCGGCCACCACCCTCGGCGCGACCGCCGGCTGGACGATCGCCCGGTACACCGGACGGCGTAAACGGGCCGGCACGGTGGCGCTGGTGTCGCTGGTCGGCACCCAGCTCGGGCAGACGGTGCTGGCCGGCGGCACCAGCCCGATGGTGCTCGCCTCCACCGCCGTGTCCCTCGGGGTGCTGGGCGCGGTGGTGCAGACCCCCGGGGTAAGCCAGTTCTTCGGCTGCACCCCGCTGGGGCCGGTCGGGTGGGGCATCGCCGCCGGCTCGGCGCTCGGCGCCACCTTCGCCAACGGCGCGCTGACCCGACTGGTCGAGCGGTTCCCACTGACCGGCGACAAACCGCCCGGGTCGCCCGCCGAACCGACCGCCGGCGAACCAACGGCCGACGGGCCGGCCGAGGAAAGCGCCGCCGACGGGTCCGCCGCGGAAGAGCCGTCCGGTCGGTAAGGCGGCGGGCCGCATGGCCGCGCCCGGGCGGGGTACGGCCGGGGGTGGAGGTGGGACGCGTGGAGACGGACCAGCCGAACGTGACGTTCATCGGCACCGCGACGACGGTGCTGCGGATCGGGGGCTTCACCCTGTTGACCGATCCGAACTTCCTGCACCGGGGCCAGCGGGCGTACCTGGGCAAGGGTCTGTGGTCCCGCCGCAGCACCGAGCCGGCGCTGACCATCCCCGAACTACCCGCCCTGGACGCGGTGGTCCTGTCCCACCTGCACGGCGACCACTTCGACCGGGTGGCCCGCAAGGGGCTCGACCGCGAGCTGCCCATCATCACCACCCAGGCGGCCGAGCGGAAGCTGCGCAAGTGGGGATTCCGGGCGGCCGAGGGGCTGCCCACCTGGCGGTCACGGGAGCTGAGGCGGGGGTCCAGCACCCTGCGGCTGACCTCGTTGCCCGGTCAGCACGGCCCGGGGGCGCTGGACCGGCTGCTGCCCGACGTGATGGGCACGATGATCGACCTGGACCGGGACGGGACGCGCCGGTTCCGCCTCTACGTCACCGGGGACACCCTGCGCCGCCCGCAGCTCGCCGAGATCCCGCAGCGCTTCCCGGACATCGACGCGATGCTGATCCACCTGGGCGGCACCCGGATCGCCGGCATCCTGGTCACCATGGATGCGAAGCAGGGCGCCGACCTGGTCGAGCTGATCCGGCCGAAGCTGACCGTGCCGATCCACTACGACGACTACCCGGTGTTCCGGTCGCCGCTGCGGCACTTCGTCGAGGAGGCGAAGCGGCGCGGGCTGGTGTCGGGGGTGCGCACCATCCTGCGTGGCGAGATCGTGCCGCTGACCGTCTGAGCCGGGTCTCCGTACACCGATCGCCGCCGTCCGGCGCGGAGCCGGAGGGCGGCGATCGATGCTGGGACGGGATCAGGAGCGCTCGGAGATGGCCTCGATCAGGTCGCCCACCGGGCGTTCGGGCAGCGACCGCGCCACGTCGGCCACCGCCACGATGCCGACGAGCTGGTGCCCGTCGATCACCGGCAGCCGGCGCACCTTGTGCTGGCCCATCGTGCGCAGGATCTCCGCGGCGTCGTCGTCGGCGCCGATGGTCACCGCCTCGCCCTGGGCCAGCTCGCCGGCGGTCACGTTGGCCGGGTCCTTGCCCTGCGCGAGAACCTTCACCACGATGTCGCGGTCGGTGAGCATGCCCTTCAGCTTGTTGTCGTCGCCGCAGATCGGCAGCGAACCGACGCCCAGCTCGGCCATCCGCTTGGCGGCGGCCCGCAGGTCGTCCTGCTCACGGACGCAGGTCACGTCGCTGGTCATGATGTCGCGTGCGGTCGGCATGGTGACACCTCGCTTTCCGGGGGGGTTGTTGCCTGTTCTCCTACCCCGGCGGTCGAAAGGCAATCCGGCACATGAACGGCGACCTGGCGGGAACCCAGTCGCCGGAGGTGATCGACATGCCGTTCGTCCAGGTCATCGAGTACGAGACGGACCGCCCGGCCGAGGTGCGGGCGCTCAGCGAGGAGTGGGGACAGCAGCAACTGGCCGGCGCCCCGGCACGGCTCACCGTCGCCGAGGACCTGGAGCGGCCCGGCCACTTCGTCATGGTTGCCGAGTTCGACAGCTACGACCAGGCGATGGCGCACAGCGCCCAGCCCGAGACCGGCGGGTACGCCGACCAGCTGCGCAGGTTGGCCAAGGGTGAGCCGCGCTACCTCAACTTGGAGGTCGCCGTTCGACAGACGAGGTGAGCCTGCTCCGCTGCGTGCGCAACCTCGTCCCCGCGCCGATGTCGGTCGGGTGTAGCGACGGCCACGGCTGGAAAGATTGATCCGGTGCTGAGACGTGTGCTGGACGGCCGCTACCAGTCCGAGGAACTGCTCGGCAGCGGCGGCATGGGCGAGGTGTGGCGCGGCCGGGACCTGCGACTGGACCGGCCGGTGGCGATCAAGGTGCTGTCCGCGGCCGGCCTCGAGGAGCCGATGGCCGCCGAACGCTTCGATCGTGAGGCGCGGGCAGCCGCGCGGCTGACCCACCCCCACATCGTCGGGGTGTACGACTTCGGCACCGAGGGGGACGACTCCTACCTGGTGATGGAGCTCGTGGAGGGACGGACCGTGTCGGCGCTGATCGTCGACGGCCCGCTCCCCGTCGAGCAGGCCGTGTCGATCGCGGTGCAGGCCTGCGACGCGATCGCCGCGGCGCACGCAGCCGGTGTGGTCCACCGGGACGTGAAGCCGGGGAATCTGATCGTCACGCCGTCCGGCATTGTGAAAATCTGCGACTTCGGCATCGCCCGCCTGGCGGAGACCGCCGGCCACAACACCCTCACCGGTCCGGCGACCAAGCTCGGCACCAGTTCATACATGGCGCCGGAGCAGGCGCTCGGCAAGCCGGTCGACCCGCGCACCGACCTGTACGGCCTGGGCTGCACCCTCTACGCCATGTTGGCCGGCGCTCCGCCGTTCTCCGGCGATCCGCTGAGCGTCCTGCACCAGCACGTCAACGACCCGCCCGCGCCGCTGCGCGACCGCCGGCCGGACGTACCCGTCGCGCTGGACGCCCTGCTGTCCGAGTTGCTGGCGAAGGACCCGGCGGCCCGTCCGACGAGCGCCCGAGAGGTCCGCGACCGCCTCGCGGCGCTCATGGCCTCGCCCGATGTCCTGCCGGCGGCCGGCACGCCGCTCGTTTCCGGCACGGTGGCGCCAGCCGGCGCGCCAGGTCCGTCCGACCCCGGCGCGGCCGGTGCCGGTCCGAGCGCTCCGGACCCGGTCGCTCCGGTGGAAGGTCCCGGCACCGGAGGGCGGCCGGTGCGGCGGCGCCGGTTGGCGGTACTGCTGGCGGCGGGCATCCTCGGCGTCGCACTGCTCGCGCTCGCCGCCGCTGCGCTCCGGGCCCCCGCCGGCGACACGTCGGCAGACCGCGGCACGAGGGCCGCGCAGCCCACAGTCGCGCCCGCCCCCGCCAGTACGGCCGCACAGCCGAGCGTGGGGGCCGCGCCGGTCACGGTCGCACCGACCACCCCGTCGCTGCGGACGGTCGCTCCCACCACCCCCACCAGCCGGGCGCCCAGCCCGCGGGCCGCGTCGCGGACGCCGGCCCCGCCGGCGGACCCCGTCGTCGCGATGCGGCTGTCGATCCAGGAGCAGGTGGAGGCCGGCCAACTGAACCCCGACGCGGCCAAGGACCTGCACAGCAAGGTGGACGCGATCGCCAAGGAGATCGCCGAGGACGACCCGGAGCAGGCCGAGGAGCAGGTCAAGAAGCTCCGCGACAAGCTGAGCGAACTGCTCCGGGGCGGCAGGCTCACCGCCGCCGGCTACGACGACCTGACGGCCGGCGTCGACCGGATCGCCGCCGCGCTGCAGTGAGGACGGGCCGCCCCGTCCGGCTGCTCACGACCACCGGGATGCCGGGCGAACGCGGCCCCGAGCATTTTCACCGGCGGCGCGGCTTCCGGCTGACGGCCAACTGGACCGCTGACGTGGCGTCAGTGCCAGGTGGCTGCGGCGCGCCGCAACCGGTCGTTGATCGCCCGCCCCACCCCGGTGTCGGGCACCGCCTCGGCCAGGATCTCGGTCACCCCGGCCGCGTCCAGCCGGTGCAGGGCGTCGAAGAGCCGGGCGGCGGCCTCGGTCACGTCCCCGGCGGGTGAGAGCACCTCGACCGCCGCGTACCCGTCGGCCGGCCGCTCCCGGAAGGCCAGGAAACCGCGCCGGCCGCCGTCGGCCGGCGCCGGCTGCGCCCCCGCCACCACCCGCAACGGGGTACGCGGCGCGTAGTGTGCGGCCAGCGTCCCCGGCGCCACCGGCTGCCCGGAACTGCCCGGCCGGACGCTCACCGGCCCGACCGCCTCGATCAGCTCCTCCAGGGCGAGCGCGCCGAGGCGCAGCACCACCGGCTGCGCGCCGCGCGCGTCGACGATGGTCGACTCGATCCCGCACCGGGTCGGCCCGCCGTCGAGCACCACGTCCACCGCCGCGCCGAGCCCCTTGACCACGTGCTCGGCCCGGGTCGGGCTGAGCTGCCCGAACCGGTTCGCGCTCGGCGCCGCCACCGGTACCCCGGCGGCCCGGATCAGGGCCCGCGCGGAGGGCTCGTCCGGCACCCGGACGGCCATGGTGTCCAGCCCCGAGGTGACGATCGGCGGAATCTCGGCGGGCCGGTCCACGATCAGCGTGAGCGGCCCCGGCCAGAACCGCTCGGCCAGCGCGGCCACCGCCGGGGGCACCGGTCCGACGAGCTTCTCCAGGTCGGCGGCGTCGGCCAGGTGGGTGATCAGCGGGTCGAAGCTGGGCCGGGCCTTGGCCTCGAAGATCCGGGCGGCGGCCCGGGCGTCCAGGGCGTTCGCGCCGAGGCCGTAGACGGTCTCGGTCGGGAAGGCCACCAGCCCGCCGTCGCGCAGGACGGCGGCGGCCTCGGCGATGCCGCTGTCGGCGGGCAGGACACGTGGGGATCCGGTGCTCACGCCCCGACGCTAGCCTGCCGACGTACCGGTCCTCCGGTCGGCCGCGCGATCACCCGCCCTCGGCCCGGCACGCACCGCCCCGGAACTCCACCCCCGGCACGTCGTCGAGGATGCGGCTGATGTCGGCGACCGACCCAAGGGCACGGGCCGGGTCGCCGCACAGTTCCGCGACCGCCGAGGCCAGGTCGTCCTCCTCCCGCGACCAGTCGACGCCGGCCGCGCGGAGCTGGGCCACCGCGTGTGCGGTCAGGGCGGCGGGGTTGGTGACGGACACCTCCACCCGGCAGTACAGCTGGAGGACCTGCGGCGTGGGGTCGCTCATCGACTGTTGCGCGAGCGACGGGCCGCCCGGACCCCGCCCACGATCGCCGCCGTGATCGGCAGGAGCACACAGATCATCAGAACCAGCAGATGCCACAGCTTGAGAGCGACCATGGCGCAGAGGATAGGTAGCGCCTGCCACCGCCCGCTGTCCCGGCCGACGAAGGCCGACAGGCTTGGCTGTACGGATAGCCCGTACGGCCAAGCCTCGTCGTTCCTGCCACACGACCGCGGGTCCGGTGGGGCAGGCG comes from Micromonospora purpureochromogenes and encodes:
- a CDS encoding cation-translocating P-type ATPase, with translation MTALGRVADRVLPPVPPLVADASRTVGSAASRLVRAVGLTQRRVWSRGGRHHIEVHGVCQDGGDRLARQVETALERLPGVTWARVNAPSGRVVVAVEEPKPRLRDLIATVARAERVSPHEPDPEIPPPHPPEEGPRTPRTLGALASDAFGLTISAATRILPFTPVPGEVAGLLGAIDLHPKLHALADRGMRADPRAEVLFPLAEAVVQGLTGGWTGIALDSVQRIVQWGEARAQLSAWNKAEPRLTGDPERAVARSPATERGQPKADGPVERYSSWALAAGAAAGAAAVPVIGGKRAAALALSSLPKAPGSGREGYAAQLGRMLARRGVIAMDRRVLRELDRIDTVVLDAAVLGSARGVLADLAPLGGAATGEVAARAFALFDPADPDGSREADGWRLGPLDGLDVTDPGDTPDSSRLREGGGQLLGLAHQDTLAAVIRVEPEPAPGVDALPTAARHAGLRLVVAGDDPQRYAFADTVLPGGDRLAESVRTLQREGAVVLVVSGDRAALAASDCGLGVADPEALPPWGAHLLVGTDLRIPALVIEAAGVAHRMTRQNIRLAMAGAGLGALGALTADREELPGRSLAAVNGTAALAFAHGVWRAHRLPHPDGAPTPATTAWHLMPVDTVLRQLDTNPGGLADAEAHRRHTAAPSAGPGMGGGLLRAFVDELSNPLTPVLVAGAVLSTAFGSLVDAALVGGVVGGSALIGAVHQRNTERSLAELLSRTEVTARVLRDGAERVLPAEALVPGDVVTLGPGDAVPADCRVLTADGLEADESSLTGESLPVGKTVEPVVAAAVADRHSMLYEGTTVAAGHGTAVVVATGAETESGRSLALAGQAPPVSGVEARLGKMTSAALPLAAGSAIAVAGAGLLRGVPLAETAATAANLAVASVPEGLPFLVSAAQLAAARRLAEHGALVRNPRTIEALGRVDVLCFDKTGTLTEGSLRLAGVGDDGRYAPADRLDDGLRRTLAAALRATPAADDPDELPQHTDRAVRHGARDAGVLEQVGADGWEAVGGLPFEPSRGYHATVGRTGDRLLLSVKGAPETVLPRCSAWRTPGGRDEHLDDDGRAGLHAMLADRARAGHRILAVAECRVGAETVTDDQVDDLVFVGFLALADGVRESAAPAVRRIRQAGVHTIMITGDHPATAEAIASIISDGHDAQRVVTATELDQLDDDALGERLARTDVVARCTPTHKVRIIQALQKCGRTVAMTGDGANDAPAIRLADVGIALGQRGTPAARAAADLVVTDDRLETIIATLVEGRAMWSSVRHALSILVGGNLGEIAFSVLTAAATGRSALTGRQLLLVNLLTDLAPALAIAVRPPGADHADGLLQEGPDTSLGETMTREIGLRAAATTLGATAGWTIARYTGRRKRAGTVALVSLVGTQLGQTVLAGGTSPMVLASTAVSLGVLGAVVQTPGVSQFFGCTPLGPVGWGIAAGSALGATFANGALTRLVERFPLTGDKPPGSPAEPTAGEPTADGPAEESAADGSAAEEPSGR
- a CDS encoding MBL fold metallo-hydrolase, which encodes METDQPNVTFIGTATTVLRIGGFTLLTDPNFLHRGQRAYLGKGLWSRRSTEPALTIPELPALDAVVLSHLHGDHFDRVARKGLDRELPIITTQAAERKLRKWGFRAAEGLPTWRSRELRRGSSTLRLTSLPGQHGPGALDRLLPDVMGTMIDLDRDGTRRFRLYVTGDTLRRPQLAEIPQRFPDIDAMLIHLGGTRIAGILVTMDAKQGADLVELIRPKLTVPIHYDDYPVFRSPLRHFVEEAKRRGLVSGVRTILRGEIVPLTV
- a CDS encoding CBS domain-containing protein gives rise to the protein MPTARDIMTSDVTCVREQDDLRAAAKRMAELGVGSLPICGDDNKLKGMLTDRDIVVKVLAQGKDPANVTAGELAQGEAVTIGADDDAAEILRTMGQHKVRRLPVIDGHQLVGIVAVADVARSLPERPVGDLIEAISERS
- a CDS encoding serine/threonine-protein kinase, with amino-acid sequence MLRRVLDGRYQSEELLGSGGMGEVWRGRDLRLDRPVAIKVLSAAGLEEPMAAERFDREARAAARLTHPHIVGVYDFGTEGDDSYLVMELVEGRTVSALIVDGPLPVEQAVSIAVQACDAIAAAHAAGVVHRDVKPGNLIVTPSGIVKICDFGIARLAETAGHNTLTGPATKLGTSSYMAPEQALGKPVDPRTDLYGLGCTLYAMLAGAPPFSGDPLSVLHQHVNDPPAPLRDRRPDVPVALDALLSELLAKDPAARPTSAREVRDRLAALMASPDVLPAAGTPLVSGTVAPAGAPGPSDPGAAGAGPSAPDPVAPVEGPGTGGRPVRRRRLAVLLAAGILGVALLALAAAALRAPAGDTSADRGTRAAQPTVAPAPASTAAQPSVGAAPVTVAPTTPSLRTVAPTTPTSRAPSPRAASRTPAPPADPVVAMRLSIQEQVEAGQLNPDAAKDLHSKVDAIAKEIAEDDPEQAEEQVKKLRDKLSELLRGGRLTAAGYDDLTAGVDRIAAALQ
- a CDS encoding L-threonylcarbamoyladenylate synthase, which codes for MPADSGIAEAAAVLRDGGLVAFPTETVYGLGANALDARAAARIFEAKARPSFDPLITHLADAADLEKLVGPVPPAVAALAERFWPGPLTLIVDRPAEIPPIVTSGLDTMAVRVPDEPSARALIRAAGVPVAAPSANRFGQLSPTRAEHVVKGLGAAVDVVLDGGPTRCGIESTIVDARGAQPVVLRLGALALEELIEAVGPVSVRPGSSGQPVAPGTLAAHYAPRTPLRVVAGAQPAPADGGRRGFLAFRERPADGYAAVEVLSPAGDVTEAAARLFDALHRLDAAGVTEILAEAVPDTGVGRAINDRLRRAAATWH